In the Malaya genurostris strain Urasoe2022 chromosome 1, Malgen_1.1, whole genome shotgun sequence genome, one interval contains:
- the LOC131440393 gene encoding L-dopachrome tautomerase yellow-f2-like — translation MMRLALLCVASFAGLAFAANPKAVEEVLKWQQVQFDVPESVTANPDGYIPINNIPMSGVHYQNRVFVTVPRRRWGIPSTLNVVQISPPFPNTNPILKPYPNFELNELRSDLQPDANRIVTVYRPRVDRCDRLWFIDTGMMEIPGNFTIVQRPSIWAIDLKTDTPIHRYEIPAKDVDSGYGLTSITLDVDPDDCEKVFVYISDLQTYRMLVYDYQNQKSWRFLHNYFFLNPLEGDFRIQGIPFSWDDGIFSIALSNPDPVTKFRTAYFHALSSNSEFTVSTAVLRNETASKRSYHDNDFQLLGYRGAQSQSSIHAFDRETGVIFFALIQQNAISCWDTKKPFAPQNMAIIYKNDAEIVYPNDLAIDNDGYVWFMSNSIIKLLYTKLNLDEFNFHIWRANIRQAIKGTVCDPAIRPNVDAVQRFGESTGGDRVTFLEYKDKYGPGGGPFGGWGQSEPKHPGRP, via the exons ATGATGCGCTTAGCTCTGCTATGCGTAGCAAGTTTTGCTGGATTGGCTTTTGCAGCGAATCCGAAAGCCGTTGAAGAAGTTCTCAAATGGCAGCAAGTGCAGTTCGATGTTCCAGAAAGTG TGACTGCCAATCCGGACGGTTATATCCCAATCAATAACATCCCAATGAGTGGTGTGCACTACCAAAATCGAGTATTTGTCACAGTCCCTCGTCGTCGGTGGGGAATTCCATCCACGCTAAATGTGGTACAGATTTCGCCACCATTTCCCAACACGAATCCTATCTTGAAGCCATATCCAAATTTCGAACTCAACGAACTAAGG TCAGATCTTCAGCCAGATGCGAACCGAATTGTGACGGTGTACCGCCCACGTGTGGACCGATGTGATCGGTTGTGGTTCATTGACACAGGGATGATGGAAATCCCTG ggAACTTCACCATTGTACAACGTCCATCAATCTGGGCAATCGATTTGAAGACGGATACTCCAATTCATCGATACGAAATCCCCGCAAAGGATGTAGACAGTGGCTACGGTCTAACTTCCATAACACTAGATGTTGACCCGGACGATTGCGAAAAAGTATTCGTCTACATTTCTGACCTTCAAACGTACCGAATGTTAGTCTACGATTACCAGAATCAAAAATCTTGGCGTTTTCTGCATAATTATTTCTTCTTGAATCCGCTGGAGGGTGATTTCCGCATCCAAGGTATTCCATTCTCATgggatgatggaattttctcgaTCGCACTGAGCAATCCGGATCCTGTTACGAAGTTCCGCACGGCGTATTTCCATGCCCTTTCCAGTAATTCTGAGTTTACCGTTTCAACTGCGGTTCTTCGTAATGAAACAGCATCTAAACGGAGCTACCACGATAATGATTTCCAACTGCTTGGCTATCGTGGTGCTCAATCACAATCCAGTATTCATGCGTTCGATCGTGAAACTGGTGTGATCTTCTTCGCCCTAATTCAACAGAATGCTATCAGCTGCTGGGATACTAAAAAACCATTCGCTCCTCAAAACATGGCCATCATTTACAAGAATGACGCTGAAATTGTCTATCCAAATGACCTTGCG ATCGACAATGATGGCTACGTTTGGTTCATGTCTAACTCGATCATCAAGCTGCTCTATACTAAGTTGAATTTGGATGAGTTCAACTTCCACATATGGCGTGCCAATATTAGACAAGCCATTAAAGGCACGGTGTGCGATCCGGCCATTCGGCCTAATGTCGATGCTGTTCAACGATTCGGAGAAAGTACCGGCGGTGACCGCGTTACATTCCTTGAGTACAAGGACAAATACGGCCCAGGAGGTGGACCATTCGGTGGTTGGGGACAGAGCGAACCGAAGCATCCTGGTCGACCGTAG